One Conger conger chromosome 18, fConCon1.1, whole genome shotgun sequence DNA window includes the following coding sequences:
- the prorsd1 gene encoding prolyl-tRNA synthetase associated domain-containing protein 1 codes for MASSELRKELEDYLKNLNIETVCVEHPEVFTVEEMLPHLQHLSGAVTKNLFLKDKKKKGLWLVSVRHDRAVNLNDLAKKLGLGSGSLRFADEAAMQETLRVGQGCATALAVFGDAGGRVRLVLDGDLVHGGHDRVYFHPMTNAATMGLTPADLLRFLKETGHDPVLQSFD; via the exons ATGGCGTCATCAGAGCTTCGGAAGGAGTTGGAGGACTACCTGAAAAATCTTAATATCGAAACTGTTTGCGTGGAGCACCCAGAG GTGTTCACCGTGGAGGAAATGCTGCCACACCTGCAGCACCTGAGCGGCGCGGTGACCAAGAACCTCTTCCTGAAagacaagaagaagaagggccTGTGGCTGGTGTCGGTTCGGCACGACCGCGCGGTCAACCTGAACGACCTGGCCAAGAAGCTGGGTCTGGGCAGCGGGAGCCTGCGCTTCGCGGACGAGGCGGCCATGCAGGAGACGCTGCGGGTGGGCCAGGGCTGCGCCACGGCGCTGGCGGTCTTCGGCGACGCCGGCGGCCGCGTGAGGCTCGTGCTCGACGGCGACCTGGTGCACGGCGGCCACGACAGGGTGTACTTCCACCCCATGACCAACGCCGCCACCATGGGCCTGACGCCCGCCGACCTGCTGAGGTTCCTGAAGGAGACGGGACACGACCCCGTTCTGCAGAGCTTCGATTag